The following coding sequences lie in one Phragmites australis chromosome 8, lpPhrAust1.1, whole genome shotgun sequence genomic window:
- the LOC133926908 gene encoding putative pentatricopeptide repeat-containing protein At2g02150 has product MIDFLCKEGELTEARAMFARMKATGCSPDVVTFNSLIDGYGKCGELEEVEKLVEEMRRSGCAPDVVTYNALVNCFCKFGRMEKAYSYFGEMKRERLMANVVTFSTFVDAFCKEGMVREAMKLFAQMRVRGMMPNEFTYTSLVDGTCKAGRLDDAIVLLDEMVQQGVPLNVVTYTVLVDGLCKEGKVAEADDVLRFMERAGIKANELLYTTLIHGHFMNKNSERALDLLSEMKHKGMELDVSLYGTLIWGLCNVQKVDKAKSLLHKMDGCGLKPNNVIYTTIMDACFKAGKESEAIALLHKILDSGFQPNVVTYCALIDGLCKEGSIDEAVSHFNKMRDLGLDSNVQAYTALIDGFCKNGSLNKAVQLLNEMVDEGMSLDKVVYTSLIDGYLKQGSLQDAFALKAKMIDSGLQLDLYCYTCFIWGFCNMNMMQEAREVLSEMIGNGITPDKTVYNCLRSKYQKLGNMEEAASVQNEMESVLLCCTKDDTASSGET; this is encoded by the coding sequence ATGATCGATTTCCTGTgcaaggagggggagctgacGGAGGCAAGGGCAATGTTCGCGAGGATGAAGGCAACAGGCTGCTCACCGGACGTCGTCACCTTCAATTCTTTGATTGACGGGTATGGCAAATGCGGGGagctggaggaggtggagaagctggtggaggagatgaggagGTCTGGGTGTGCACCTGATGTTGTGACGTACAATGCATTGGTCAATTGCTTTTGCAAGTTTGGGAGGATGGAGAAGGCGTACAGCTACTTTGGGGAGATGAAGAGGGAGAGATTGATGGCAAATGTGGTGACTTTTAGCACCTTTGTCGATGCATTCTGCAAAGAGGGGATGGTCAGGGAGGCAATGAAGCTGTTTGCACAGATGAGGGTGAGGGGGATGATGCCAAATGAGTTCACTTATACTTCGTTAGTTGATGGCACCTGCAAGGCAGGGAGGCTTGATGATGCCATTGTATTGCTCGATGAAATGGTACAGCAAGGGGTGCCGTTGAATGTGGTCACGTACACCGTGTTGGTTGATGGCCTTTGCAAAGAGGGTAAGGTTGCAGAAGCGGATGATGTTTTGAGGTTTATGGAGAGAGCTGGCATTAAAGCCAACGAATTGCTGTACACTACACTAATTCACGGGCACTTCATGAATAAGAACAGTGAGAGAGCACTGGATTTGTTGAGTGAGATGAAGCATAAAGGAATGGAACTTGATGTTTCACTCTATGGCACCCTCATTTGGGGTCTCTGTAATGTTCAGAAGGTGGATAAAGCTAAGAGTCTGTTACATAAAATGGATGGCTGCGGTTTGAAACCTAATAATGTCATCTATACGACAATAATGGATGCTTGCTTTAAAGCAGGAAAAGAGTCAGAGGCCATTGCCCTGCTCCACAAAATACTGGATTCTGGGTTCCAGCCTAATGTTGTAACTTATTGTGCATTAATTGATGGGTTGTGCAAAGAAGGATCAATCGATGAAGCAGTCTCCCACTTCAACAAAATGAGAGACTTAGGTCTAGATTCGAATGTACAGGCTTACACCGCTCTAATCGATGGTTTTTGCAAGAATGGTTCCTTGAATAAGGCTGTGCAGTTGTTGAATGAAATGGTTGATGAGGGTATGTCTCTTGACAAAGTTGTGTACACATCTCTTATTGATGGGTATCTGAAGCAGGGAAGTCTCCAGGATGCCTTTGCACTCAAGGCCAAGATGATCGACAGTGGTTTGCAACTTGATCTCTATTGCTACACTTGTTTTATCTGGGGCTTCTGTAATATGAATATGATGCAAGAAGCTAGAGAAGTTCTTTCAGAAATGATTGGAAACGGTATTACTCCTGATAAGACTGTTTACAACTGTCTGAGAAGCAAATACCAGAAATTGGGGAACATGGAGGAAGCAGCAAGTGTTCAGAATGAAATGGAAAGTGTTTTACTCTGTTGTACAAAAGATGATACTGCTTCTAGTGGTGAAACTTGA
- the LOC133926907 gene encoding cytochrome P450 711A1-like, whose translation MEAAAREAWWLPCVTTVASCVAGVFFLLYFYAPYWGFRGVPGPPALPVVGHLLLLARHGPDVFCLLAKKYGPIFRFHLGRQPLVIVADPELCREVGVRQFKSIPNRSLPAPIAGSPLHQKGLFFTRDARWSAMRNTIISLYQPSHLAGLIPTMQRCVERAADAIPESADREHGDVDLSDLSLKLATDIIGQAAFGVDFGLTVTGAHGAGGEAAEFIREHVHSTTSLRMDLSAPLSVVLGLVAPALQGPARRLLSRVPRTADWRVARTNKWLRARVDEIVAARARHRDGEGRQSRKDFLSAVLEARDRSAALRDLLTPDHVSALTYEHLLAGSATTAFTLSSALYLVAGHPEVEARLLAEVDRFGPRGAVPTADDLQHRFLYLDQVMKEAMRFYTVSPLIARVTSQQVEVGGYTLPKGTWLWMAPGALAHDAASFRDPGAFRPERFDPACEERRRRHPFAHIPFGVGPRACVGQRFALQEVKLSMVHLYQRFVFRRSPRMESPPELQFGIVLSFRRGVKLVAIERRAAAAA comes from the exons ATGGAGGCTGCGGCGAGGGAAGCATGGTGGCTGCCGTGCGTGACCACGGTGGCGTCCTGCGTCGCCGGcgtcttcttccttctctaCTTCTACGCGCCCTATTGGGGATTCAGGGGAGTGCCGGGGCCGCCCGCCTTGCCCGTCGTGGGGCACCTGCTGCTTCTcgcccggcacgggcccgacGTCTTCTGCCTCCTCGCCAAGAAATACGGCCCGATCTTCAG GTTCCACTTGGGGAGGCAGCCTCTGGTGATCGTCGCTGACCCGGAGCTCTGCAGGGAGGTTGGCGTCCGGCAGTTCAAGAGCATCCCCAACAGGAGCTTGCCGGCGCCCATCGCCGGCTCACCTCTCCACCAGAAGGGGCTCTTCTTCACTAG GGATGCGAGGTGGTCGGCGATGAGGAACACGATCATCTCGCTGTACCAGCCGTCGCACCTCGCCGGCCTCATCCCCACCATGCAGCGCTGCGTCGAGCGCGCCGCGGATGCCATACCGGAGTCAGCCGATCGGGAGCACGGCGACGTCGACTTATCCGACCTCTCCCTCAAGCTGGCCACGGACATCATCGGGCAGGCGGCGTTCGGCGTCGACTTCGGCCTCACGGTGACGGGCGCacacggcgccggcggcgaggccgcGGAGTTCATCAGGGAGCacgtccactccaccacctcCCTCAGGATGGACCTTTCCGCGCCCCTCTCCGTCGTGCTCGGCCTCGTCGCGCCGGCGCTGCAGGggccggcacggcggctgctgagCCGGGTCCCGAGGACGGCGGACTGGAGGGTCGCGCGGACCAACAAGTGGCTGCGCGCGAGGGTGGACGAGATCGTGGCGGCGCGGGCACGCCACCGCGACGGCGAAGGGAGGCAGAGCAGGAAGGACTTCCTGTCCGCGGTGCTCGAAGCCCGGGACCGCAGCGCGGCGCTGCGTGACCTGCTCACGCCAGACCACGTGAGCGCGCTCACCTACGAGCACCTCCTCGCCGGGTCGGCCACCACGGCGTTCACGCTGTCCTCCGCCTTGtacctcgtcgccggccaccCGGAGGTCGAGGCGAGGCTGCTGGCGGAGGTCGACCGGTTCGGCCCGCGCGGCGCCGTTCCGACCGCCGACGACCTGCAGCACAGGTTCCTCTACCTTGATCAG GTCATGAAGGAGGCGATGAGATTTTACACGGTCTCGCCACTGATCGCAAGGGTGACGTCTCAACAAGTAGAGGTTGGAGGCTACACGCTCccaaag GGCACGTGGCTGTGGATGGCGCCGGGGGCTCTAGCCCACGACGCGGCCAGCTTCCGGGACCCCGGCGCGTTCCGGCCGGAGCGGTTCGACCCGGCGTgcgaggagcggcggcggcggcacccgtTCGCGCACATCCCGTTCGGCGTCGGGCCCAGAGCGTGCGTGGGGCAGCGGTTCGCGCTGCAGGAGGTGAAGCTGTCCATGGTGCACCTCTACCAGCGCTTCGTCTTCCGGCGGTCGCCGCGGATGGAGTCGCCGCCCGAGCTCCAGTTCGGGATCGTGCTCAGCTTCAGGCGCGGAGTCAAGCTCGTCGCTATCGagcggcgcgccgccgccgccgcctag